ACTTTAACTTAATTTACTCATCGGTAGGAGGAGCAACAAGAATTGAACTTATTTCCGGCGGATGTATCAGTATTCGACAATTTCCGGCCTGGCGTTGTCTTAACTTTCTTTTCGCTCCCCCTCGCCTCCTAAAACTTTGGCCAGCAATAAATGCTAATACATATTAAACGATTTCCCATCCAGACAATGGAGGGCCCACGTCCAAGCCAAATCAATTTCTCGAAGCGTAATTAATGCCGCTGTGGGAACTACAAGCCGCTACTCAACTCAGTTGTCCAAGTATCGAATGGCTTGAATTGCTGGATGTTGGGATGATTGGATGATAGGACGGTTTGCCGAATGGGCGACTGGATGGCTCGCCTCCATTAGCCGCTGCATTCATTAGTACCCGGCCGTAATCATCATCAATAATCTTGCTTTGAAAACACATCACAAATTAATTTTGACAGCTCTTGGATGCGATTAATATCAATTATTCAGATAGTTGGCATCCAGCATCCAGATTGAACCAAGTCCTAGTTTCCCGATCCACAAATGGAGTCGGTGGTTTGCAGCTTCATTACACTCGATTTGTAAAATCTTAAGCTCCTGGAGGCTTACACGGATTTGGTTGTCGGCTTATAGAAAATGGTTTATTGCCAGCAATTAACGATAGAGgggatttttatttgtttagtaAACATATTTGGTAATCACTAATATTTTAATCTAATATGTTGTGAAGATCAAATACGCTCTCAATGGCAGGGGTATTCCCTAACTATTCCATTTGGTAACATCactgaaaaaattgaaatactACTCACGTTTGGGATTTGATTAATTTTCAACAACAAATCCCACTTTATCGTCGTTATCAATTAAAGTCATTTAAAGCGCAATTTAGCAATCGTTCGCCTATAATCGACATTATCATTGAATATTCGTGCGATTTTTGTGTGCGTTTCCTGTTCGGCGTGTACATATtcaaatagaaagctggagtGCCAGTTCAAACTCGTATTCGCCCTCTGGCCACTCGCTGGACAGGGCACGGCTCTTCAAATTAAGCGCACGCATGTATGAAATACCGAATTgactaatatttatttatacaattttgcGGTTCACAGAATGCAGATAATTCAATTCCTGTGTCAAATTTGCCAAATGTGCGTGTGCGCTGCGCCTCAAATGCAATTGAATTTGGCGATAAACCAATTTAAAGCCAACCAGAATTGAAAGAAAAACTGTTTGGAATTATAAACGCATACATACAGTGCTAGTATAGGCCACACagtgaatgtatgtatgtctTGTGTTTTGTGGTACGCGTGCATGCGGGCCGAGTGTTTATCAGTCAACCGCCGCCTCTTCCCTCCCGGTTTTGATTCGGGGTCAGAGGTTATCAAGTGGCTGCGACAGATTGCCGCGGATCGAAAAAGCCCACAATAGTCGAACAGCTCTCAGAGTGTAAGCACAAGCGATGAAGCGGTTTCTGGTGGCTATTTTGGCTGCTCTGCTGGTCAGTGCCGTGCAGGGCGGTCTCCTAGGAAGGATTTTTCACAGGGAGTCCACAACCACGACAACAACTACGGAGGAGCCTCGCCGTCCGTTCTTCATCAACAACAATATTCCAGAGATCGCCGAGGGCTGCAAGGCCCACTACACCTGCAACAAAAAGCTAACCCAGGTGCCTGCCCCGCGACCCTGCCTCAAATACTGTCTCAAGATGGTCGAGTGCCCCAACAACCAGAAGACCCGCGCCAAGCCCAACCAGTGCGTCGAGTTGGACGAGCAGCAGGTTCTGGCCTCGTACGAGGCCTCTACCACAGTGAAGCCTACCAGCGGACAGCCTGTGACCGAGAAAATCATGGAGGTGGCCATGATTGACTTCCCCTGCCAGCCGGGTTACCTTCCCGACCACCGCGGACGCTGTCGGGAAATCTGGTAAATGGCACAGCCAGTTTCGTTCGTGATATGTGTAATTGAATCATTtcgttttataaaatatttgttttgaaaTAAGCTGAGCACCCCAACTgataacaataaaaactaaaaacccaAAACATACTTGCAAAGTGTTGTATATTTTCACAAAGTATTTGATGGTCCCGATCTAAAATATTTCCCAAATTGTCATCttgcttaaaaactattttaaaagcttaTCAACTACATATGGCTGACTATATCCATAGCTTTCACATAACGCAACCATAGTAAAGTGTTTTTGGAAATTGAAGATTGGATCTTCCCACagattatattatattttacaaCCTACAAAGAATCGGCCGATTGAGCGTATCCCCTATCCCCtcggaaaaaattcgaaaaattaaaaaacgatattcaatcaatgttttgaatgaggaaatgttctgggttcgctgattactaaaagGTACTTTAatttctgatcggatacaaattggcagagctatggccatcggaaggagcaaaagtggggaaatcaggaaaacccacactTTTatgggggtaccccttggaaataATTCAAAGAATTCAacaacgatatttaagcaatgttttgaataaggaaagtcgcttctgggtgcGCTGATTACTGAAAAGTACTTTATGTCCTGATCGtatacaatttggcagagctatggccatcggaaggatcaaaagtggggaattgaggaaaacccacaattccTGGGGAAAATGTATTCAAGAAAATTGTGTACCAATTTTCAACCAATCAGTTTCAAAAGTCGAGATTTTGGACTTTAGAAACGCTGTTTTAAGAAAAACGGGTTCAAAGTTATCCTTTCGGGCCCTTAGCAGAGTACATATAAATTGATAGCTCCTTAAGTTTTGAGATGTCGTGTACTTCCatgtatctatgtatatgtagaccagaataaaataacattttttttttatattttaaaaatactagTATTTGATATTTGGAAATACTAGTCGGACTTTTAAAAGAATGTATTATAAATGCAATGACCCCTGAAAGGCTACCATATATGTAactgttttcaaaattaacaGTTTTCCTTGAAAACACAATAGCAGAAATAATACTTTTTTCTATTCCTGAACTCCAAGTGTCAAACACTCCTCCAGCGACAGGAAAACAATGCCAGGAGACTCGGACATGAGTGGCGGAATTAAGGGCTGACGGAACAATGCGATGAGGGCTTGGGGAGAAGGAGGAAGTAAAAGAATAAATGGGCGGGGACCTCCTCcctcctttttttgtttttgagagGGCGGGAAATTGGGTGGAGTCGTGGCAGCCAACAATTTTGTCTAATTACAGCGCGAGGAACAAGACGCCAGCGAcaagccataaaaaatatgCCATTTGCACGAAAATAACTGTGATGTGCTGTGACCTGTGACCCCGAAAACCCACCGATAGCTGTGGCAAAAGGATGGGGCGGAGCTGCCAAAAGCTAAGCTACAGATACAGGCTAACAAATGGCTTAATTCAGCCGGCAACTTGCCGGGGAATGCCGAGCGATAAAAAGTACATgtattaaaattaacaaaacaaCAAGACGCGCAGACAAGAGCCAAGTGGTGGGTGGGGGGTGCGTGGTATGGATCAGGATTTTTGGTGGAGCGCCGGGTGACTCCCATCTCGTGATTGACGCA
The Drosophila bipectinata strain 14024-0381.07 chromosome 3R, DbipHiC1v2, whole genome shotgun sequence DNA segment above includes these coding regions:
- the Gbp3 gene encoding uncharacterized protein Gbp3, which codes for MKRFLVAILAALLVSAVQGGLLGRIFHRESTTTTTTTEEPRRPFFINNNIPEIAEGCKAHYTCNKKLTQVPAPRPCLKYCLKMVECPNNQKTRAKPNQCVELDEQQVLASYEASTTVKPTSGQPVTEKIMEVAMIDFPCQPGYLPDHRGRCREIW